One Streptomyces dangxiongensis genomic window, CGGCTCGCTCTCCTTGGCGGTGACCAGCCCGTCCACGTACCGGTCCAGCTCGTAGTGGGCGCGGCCCCGGTCCTCCTCGCTGATGTCGTGGTTCATGATGGCCCACGCCCACTCCTCGAACCGGCCGTGGTCCTCGTAGGGCACGCCGAGCAGTTCGCAGATCACCAGCGAGGGCACCGGCAGCGCGAGACCGGTGACCAGGTCGACCGGACCGTCCGCCCCCTTGGCGAGCATCTGGTCGAGCTGCTGGTCCACGATCTGCTGCACCCGGCCGCGCAGCTCGCGCATCCGGCGGACGCTGAACTCCGGGGCCAGCATGCGGCGCTGGACCGTGTGGTCCGGGGGGTCCATGGAGAGGAAGGTCAGCGGCACCGACTGGAGCGTCTCCTGCGGCACCGGCACCTGGAGGGGATACCCGGGCAGCTTCAGGTTCGCGCTGACCCGCGTGTCACCCAGCAGCTTCTTGTACAGGTCGTGCCGCGTCACCAGCCACGCGGGCTTGCCGTCGACCTTCAGCCGCGCCCGGGAGACCGGCGCGGTCTCGCGCAGCTCGGCGTAGGCGGCCGGCGGGCTGAAGGGGCAGGACCGCCGCATCGGGAACTCGGGCAGCGCGGCCTCGTCGGCCGGTTCGGCAGGTGCAGTCATCAGATCCTCTTCGCACGGGAGGGAACGGGACGCGCCGGCATCGGAGCGGGTCCGGGCTGGGCGCCGGTGCGGCGCTGTCGGCCGTCCCTGGCACGCTAGGCAGCCACCCTGACGGACCCCAACCCCTAGCCGCCCCTAGCAGACCGCTGATGCCGTGGTGCGGGGCCGGGTGCGGCCGGTGCCGCTGGTGCCGGCACGGCGCCGGTGGAGAACGCGCCCCCGGGTGCCCCCAGTCCGCCGTGCGTCGCCTAGGGGCGGTTAGGGGTCCGGTGACGGCGCGGGGGCCGTTAGCGTCGGCTGCGGACCACGGCGGAGACAGCGGTCGCCCCGCGCCCCGGCTCTCCCGGTCCCGGCCGGTGTCCTGGTCCCGGCCGCCGCCACGTCCCGCAGCGAGCAGAGGTGATCAGCGTGTCCCCGGAAGCCAGCGCGAAGGGCACCGTCCCCTTCGGGGAGTACCGGACCTGGTACCGGGTGACCGGTGGGCTCGGCGCGGGACGGCCGGCGGTCGTCGCCGTGCACGGCGGGCCCGGCAGCACCCACGACTACCTGCTGCCGCTCGCCCGCCTCGCCGACGACGGATGGCCCGTCGTCCACTACGACCAGCTCGGCAACGGCGGCTCCACCCATCTGCCCGGCAAGGGGCCCGAGTTCTGGACGGTCGAGCTCTTCGAGGACGAACTGTCCAACCTCGTCCAGCGTCTGGGGATAGCCGACGACTACGTGCTGTTCGGCCAGTCCTGGGGCGGCCCCCTGTGCGCCCGGCACGCCATGACCGCCCCGCCCGGTCTGCGCGGACTGGTGATCGCCAACGCGCCCGCCTCGTACCCGATGTGGCTGAAGGAGATGGCCCGGCTGCGCGCCGAACTGCCGTCGGACGTGGAGGAGACCCTGCTGCGGCACGAGGCGGCCGGCACGTACGACAGCGAGGAGTACCTGGCCGCCATGCGGGTCTTCTACGACCGTCATGTGTGCCGCCTGACGCCCTGGCCCCGGGACTTCCTGTCCTCCTTCATGGAGATCTACAACGATCCGACCGTCTACTACGCGATGAACGGACCCAACGAGTTCCATGTCATCGGCTCCCTGAAGAACTGGTCGATCGTCGGCGAGCTGCACCGGATCCGCACCCCCACCCTGCTGATCAGCGGCCGCCACGACGAGGCCACCCCGGCCGTCGTCCAGCCGTACCACGACGAGATCCCCGGAGCGCGCTGGGAGATCTTCGAGGAGTCCAGCCACCTTCCGCACCTGGAGGAACCGGAGCGGTTCTTCGCGGTGATGACCGACTTCCTCAAGAGCCTGTGACGCTCCGGAGCCTCGTGAAAGGGGGCGGCGAGCCCGCCATGGCACACGACACCGCGCTGGTCTTTCCCGGCATGGGACCCGTTCCGTTCGCCGAGGTGGGCAGGTTCATGGTGGCCAACCCCATCGCCCGGGAGCTGGTCGCCGTCGCCGACGACGCCCTCGGCTACTCGCTCGTGGACGCCTTCCGGACCTCCCCGGGTGACTACTCGGAGGCCGCCCAGGTCGCCTTCTTCGTCAACTGCCTGGCCTGCGCCCACTGGGCCCGGGACCACCTCGGCGTGGAACCGGACATCGTCGCCGGACCCAGTTTCGGCGAGAAGGCCGCCCTCGCCTACACCGGCGCCCTGGAACTGCCCGACGCCGTCCGGCTGACCGCCGAGATCGCCCGTTGCCTGGAGGAGTACTTCGCCACGGAGCACCGGGACATCGTCACCCTGTCCTTCGTCCGCGCCCCGCGCGACGCCCTCGACGCGGTCCTCGCCGAGCTGGCCGAAGCGGGGGAGTGGCACGAGATCTCCTGCCACCTCGACGACGGCTTCTACATGGTCTCCCTCTCCGAGCACCGCGTGGCCTGGATGGAGGAGCGGCTGCGCGCCATCGGCAGCCTCCCGCTGTACACCATGCGGCCCCCCATGCACGCCTCGGCGTTCCGGTCGCTGCGCGACAAGGCCGCCCGCGAGGTGCTGTCCCGCTACTCCTTCGCCGACCCCGAGCTGCCCGTCGTCGCCGACCAGGACGGCCGGCTGCTGCACACGGGCGAGGAACTGCGCACCATGCTGCTCGACGGCTTCGACCACCCGATGAACTGGCCCAGCGTCACCCGGGCCCTGAAGGACGCCGGCGCCCGCCGCCTGTGCGTCGCCGGACCCGACAGCCTCTTCGGCAGGGTGCCCTGCACCACCCGCCACTTCGACGTCGTCGCCGCGCAGCCGCGGCTTGCGATGACCCCCCGGCGCCGTACCCGCGCCGCCTGACCCCCCCCCGACCCGTTGGAGGCTCCCATGTGGGACGACCGGTTCGAACAGATACTCCGCCCCTTCCTGCCGTTCCTTCCGCCGCAGGAGGAGCTGACCCCGGAGTCCGACCTGAAGGACCTCGGCCTGGACTCGCTCGGCACGGTCCAGCTCCTCGGCACGCTGGAGGAGGGATACCAGGTCCGCTTCCGCGACAGCGCGCTCACCATGGACACCTTCCGCACCGCCGGCGTGCTGTGGGACACCGTGCGGGGCATGCTGCAGAGCACCGCGAGCTGACGGGGCGGCCACCGTGGACCCCACCATGGACGGCACGCTGTCCGGCCGGTTCGCGCGCGGCCTGGCCGTCGCCCCGGACCGGCCCGCGCTGCGCGCCGACGGCGTCGACCTCACCTACCGCGACCTGCACGAACGCGCCCTCGTCCGGGCCGGCTCGCTGCTCGCCGGGCTCCCCGGCCCGCCGCCCGCCGTGGGGGTACTGGCCGGCAAGGGACCCACGGCGTACACCGCCCTGCTGGCCGGCCTGTACAGCGGCGTCACCGTCGTACCGCTCCAGCCCGCCTTCCCCGCCGCCCGCACCCGGCAGATGATCGAGGCCGCCGGGGTCGGCGCGCTGCTCGCCGACGACGACGCGCTGCCCGCCCTGACCGCGCTGCACGAGGCCGGTGTCACCCTGCCGACGCTGTTCGCGCCCGGCGGGCAGCCGATGCCGGCGCTCGCCGTCGACCCGGACAGCGCCCTGAAGGCCCCCATGCCCGCCCGGCCCTCCGACATCGCCTACGTGCTGTTCACCTCCGGCTCCACCGGCCGGCCCAAGGGTGTTCCCGTCACCCACGCCAACACCGCCCACTACTTCCGACTGCTCGACCGGCGCTACGACTTCGGCCCGCACGACGTCTTCTCGCAGACCTTCGACCTCAACTTCGACTGCGCGATGTTCGACCTGTTCTGCGCCTGGGGCGCCGGCGCCACCGTCGTCCCCGTACCGGCCCGGGCCTACGCGCACCTGCCGGACTTCCTGGCCGAACAGGGGATGACCGTGTGGTTCTCCACGCCCAGCGCGATCACCCTGGTGCGCCGCACCGGCGGGCTCGCGCCGGGCGCCCTGGCGTCGCTGCGCTGGAGCTTCTTCGCGGGGGAGGCGCTCGGCTGCAGGGACGCCGAGGACTGGGCCGCCGCCGCTCCGGGCGCCGCACTGGAGAACCTGTACGGCCCGACCGAGCTGACCATCACCGTCACCGCGCACCGCTGGACACCGGGACGGCACCCGAACGACATGGTGCCCATCGGCGCCGTCCACCCGG contains:
- a CDS encoding cytochrome P450; translated protein: MTAPAEPADEAALPEFPMRRSCPFSPPAAYAELRETAPVSRARLKVDGKPAWLVTRHDLYKKLLGDTRVSANLKLPGYPLQVPVPQETLQSVPLTFLSMDPPDHTVQRRMLAPEFSVRRMRELRGRVQQIVDQQLDQMLAKGADGPVDLVTGLALPVPSLVICELLGVPYEDHGRFEEWAWAIMNHDISEEDRGRAHYELDRYVDGLVTAKESEPGDDMISRLIEFNRRTPAVEHSDIVSMSKLMLVTGHETTANMIALGVLALLEHPEQLAAVRAEPELMPRAVEELLRFFSISDAGTARVALEDVELGGVTIRAGEGILPLNNAANHDERVFPDPDRLDVRREARSQLAFGYGVHQCIGQNLARMELDVVYTTLFRRVPTLRLAAPVEELRFKDDAIVYGLYELPVTW
- a CDS encoding proline iminopeptidase-family hydrolase — encoded protein: MSPEASAKGTVPFGEYRTWYRVTGGLGAGRPAVVAVHGGPGSTHDYLLPLARLADDGWPVVHYDQLGNGGSTHLPGKGPEFWTVELFEDELSNLVQRLGIADDYVLFGQSWGGPLCARHAMTAPPGLRGLVIANAPASYPMWLKEMARLRAELPSDVEETLLRHEAAGTYDSEEYLAAMRVFYDRHVCRLTPWPRDFLSSFMEIYNDPTVYYAMNGPNEFHVIGSLKNWSIVGELHRIRTPTLLISGRHDEATPAVVQPYHDEIPGARWEIFEESSHLPHLEEPERFFAVMTDFLKSL
- a CDS encoding ACP S-malonyltransferase, which produces MAHDTALVFPGMGPVPFAEVGRFMVANPIARELVAVADDALGYSLVDAFRTSPGDYSEAAQVAFFVNCLACAHWARDHLGVEPDIVAGPSFGEKAALAYTGALELPDAVRLTAEIARCLEEYFATEHRDIVTLSFVRAPRDALDAVLAELAEAGEWHEISCHLDDGFYMVSLSEHRVAWMEERLRAIGSLPLYTMRPPMHASAFRSLRDKAAREVLSRYSFADPELPVVADQDGRLLHTGEELRTMLLDGFDHPMNWPSVTRALKDAGARRLCVAGPDSLFGRVPCTTRHFDVVAAQPRLAMTPRRRTRAA
- a CDS encoding phosphopantetheine-binding protein, with the translated sequence MWDDRFEQILRPFLPFLPPQEELTPESDLKDLGLDSLGTVQLLGTLEEGYQVRFRDSALTMDTFRTAGVLWDTVRGMLQSTAS
- a CDS encoding amino acid adenylation domain-containing protein — protein: MDGTLSGRFARGLAVAPDRPALRADGVDLTYRDLHERALVRAGSLLAGLPGPPPAVGVLAGKGPTAYTALLAGLYSGVTVVPLQPAFPAARTRQMIEAAGVGALLADDDALPALTALHEAGVTLPTLFAPGGQPMPALAVDPDSALKAPMPARPSDIAYVLFTSGSTGRPKGVPVTHANTAHYFRLLDRRYDFGPHDVFSQTFDLNFDCAMFDLFCAWGAGATVVPVPARAYAHLPDFLAEQGMTVWFSTPSAITLVRRTGGLAPGALASLRWSFFAGEALGCRDAEDWAAAAPGAALENLYGPTELTITVTAHRWTPGRHPNDMVPIGAVHPGHETLLLDPAGTPTAADEGELCIAGPQLTPGYLDPADDRGRFLERDGRRFYRTGDRVRRAADGGWLYLGRQDAQVQVHGIRVELAEVDAAARTCPGVEDAVTVAVPVDGTVELAVFHTGAPVPPARFARHLRRLLPAAVVPRAYHHLDALPLNSNRKTDRRKLASQATAVRQSAGAGGTHERRQESQ